GCAAGATTAAAACGGTATCCCAGGTTTTGGCCATTTCCCTGATTCTGCTCCATGATTGGCCTTTATCTCTCTTCAACCTCTATCTGGGACAGCCGCTTCTCTATGTCGCCCTTTTCTTTACGATTGTTTCGGGTGTGGATTATTTAGTAAAATCAAAGAAGCTTTTGAAAAAATAAAATCCCAAAATAAAGAACAGAGTTTTCCAAGGGATGGAAAACTCTGTTCTTATTTCTAAGCTTTTTTTCGCTTATGCTTAGAAAGTATAAGCTTGCATTATATACTTTCTAAGCATAAGCGAAACCAGCGACTTCGCCTCATTGGCGGGTATGGATTAAAGGCAAACAAGCGGGTCGATAGTGTCTTCGGGCGAAGTCAGGTTTTCTTTAGCATTATTGGCATGAATTGCCTGAAAAAATAGTCCATCAGACGTGCTATAATATTGAGGTAAATGAGTATACGTTTTTTGATATATTTGAGTCTGCATCTATAGAGGAATGATAGATACATTTTGGAATTCTATAAATTACAAGGGAGTGGAGGCGCTTTATGACTAAGCAGCGGATCACCATCATCAGCTTAGTAAGTATGCTTATTTTCGGATTATTATTAAGCGGTAAGCTTTTATATGAGAATAAATGGCTGGAAGGTTCTCTGATTAAAGAAAGTCAACAGATTCCAGGGGTGCTATCGGCGGAGATACTGGATAAGCAAAGTGCTTCGGAAATGCTGGTCAATACCGGCCAGGTAACCAATCTGCAAACTCTTTGCACTCAATTGAAGGCAATTTCCGGAACACACCCCATCCGTCTGGTGGATCAACGAACGCCTGAATTGGAAGAAGTGTATCAGCAGATGCAATTTGCTATTCAAGAGGGAATGGCTATGGGAAATTTTACGCAAATGCGGGAAACTCTTGCCGCACAGGCTGAGCAAGCCGGAGTGATGATGAATCTGACTATGGATAATGAAGGAATTTATCTCGTCTTGACCCAGGGGGAACATCAATTGGTTTCTGTTATAGAGAGACATGGGCAAGGAACATTCCTGCCCAGTGTGGGCAAGGATTATACAAGCGCGCATTGAGCGAGGCTTCTTGCAGTGATAGTTGGGAAGGAGGAGAGAGAATGGGATTGGCTAAGGATATCGCAATCGGTGTTGGCATAGGCTTGTTCCTTTATCTTTGGGTTGCCGGGTATAATGTTTTACCTATCGGGCTTTTAGTGCTTTTGGGTGTCGCTTTCTGGAAATTCATGCCCCGGTCCATGGTGGGAGGTTCCGAAAAAGGCATCCGAATTTCCGGCAGCACGGTTGACTTTGAAGACATAGGCGGTCAAAATGCCGCGAAAAAAGAACTCCAGGAAGCCTTGGATTTTCTGTTATACAGTGAACGCATGAGGGAGCTGGGGATTCGGCCTTTGAAAGGTATCCTTTTATCCGGTCCGCCGGGAACTGGAAAAACCTTATTGGCAAAGGCGGCAGCCCGCTATACGGATTCTGTTTACTTAGCCATTTCCGGCAGTGAATTTGTGGAAATGTACGCAGGTGTGGGGGCAGAGCGGGTAAGGAAGCTCTTTAAAAAAGCCAGAGAATCAGCTAAAAAGGAAAAAAAGGATCGGGCGATCATCTTTATTGATGAGATGGATATTCTGGGGGCTAAACGGGGCAGCAATGTCTCCCACCATGAATACGATCAGACCCTTAACCAGCTGCTGGTGGAAATGGATGGGCTGGGCAACCATGAACAAGGTCCCCAAATTCTCCTGATTGCCGCCACCAATCGCGCCGAAGCATTGGACCCGGCTCTTTTGCGTCCGGGACGCTTCGATCGCCTGGTCAAAGTGGACCTGCCGGATAAAGAAGGGCGTCTGGCTATCCTCAGGATTCATACGAAAAACAAACCCTTGGCCACCTGTGTGGATCTGGAGCAGATTGCCCAGGAAACCTATAATTTTTCCGGAGCTCATCTGGAAAGTGTGACCAATGAAGCGGCAGTCTTTGCTTTAAGGGATGATGCCCAGGAAGTCAACATGATTCATTTCCGGGAGGCTGTGGAAAAGGTGCTCTTAGGAGAAAAACTGGATCGCAAGCCTACGGATGAAGAGTTGCAGCGGGTAGCGATCCATGAAGGGGGCCACGCTTTGCTTGCTGAATTTGTACGGCCCC
The window above is part of the Desulfitobacterium chlororespirans DSM 11544 genome. Proteins encoded here:
- a CDS encoding AAA family ATPase, yielding MGLAKDIAIGVGIGLFLYLWVAGYNVLPIGLLVLLGVAFWKFMPRSMVGGSEKGIRISGSTVDFEDIGGQNAAKKELQEALDFLLYSERMRELGIRPLKGILLSGPPGTGKTLLAKAAARYTDSVYLAISGSEFVEMYAGVGAERVRKLFKKARESAKKEKKDRAIIFIDEMDILGAKRGSNVSHHEYDQTLNQLLVEMDGLGNHEQGPQILLIAATNRAEALDPALLRPGRFDRLVKVDLPDKEGRLAILRIHTKNKPLATCVDLEQIAQETYNFSGAHLESVTNEAAVFALRDDAQEVNMIHFREAVEKVLLGEKLDRKPTDEELQRVAIHEGGHALLAEFVRPHSVSQISIRSRGNALGYVRHYPKDDLYLYTQAMIEEQIMVALAGAIAEEAILGARSTGAAGDYEQALHMVEKMLASGMSSLGVVDVAKLGADQRQQVTREILAQLEERTRQVILDKKGILERVVQVLKTEEVLNGERLRLLIEEEAA